In Streptomyces sclerotialus, the DNA window CGAGGCCGTCCAGGAGGGCGGTGAGGCGCCAGGCCGCGGCCTTGGGGTCGGGGCAGTCGAATTCGCCGGCCGCCGCGCCTTCGGCCATCACGTCGGCGAGGGCGGTCTTCCACTCCTGGTCCAGGCCGCCGGCCGTCTCGCGGAGGACGGGATCGCGGAGGGCCGCCGCCCAGCCCTCGATCCACAGGCGCCAGCCCTTGGCCTGGCCGGCCGGTGCGTACCAGCGGACGGCCGCGCGCAGGCGGCGCACGGCGGTCGTGCGGCGGCCGAGAAGGCGGCGCAGGTGGGCGAGGTCGGCCTCGGCGGCGTGCGCGAAGGCCGCCGCGACGAGCTTCTCCTTGGTGGCGAAGTGGTACAGGACCAGGGCGTTGGAGACGCCCAGTGCCGAGGCCACGTCGGAGACGCGGACCGCCGCGACCCCCCGTGCTTCGATCTGCTCGATGGCGGCGCGCAGCAGCTCCTCGCGCCGCTCGGCCACGTTCAACCGGACTCTTGCCACGCGGCCAGCCTACAGCCGGGGGCGTGCGCAAACCCTTGACACCGCGCGGCGGCGGAACCGCCACGACCCGCTCCCATTACTGACTGTGCGTTCAGTTAGTTGCGACGGGGGGCCGGAGCCGGGCGTGTCAATGAGCCCGCTGATCGAATACTCAGCCAGCGGGCTGGGCGCTGCCAAAAGGGGTGCGGCTCAGTCGTGGTGGCCGAGGCGCCGGTCCAGTGCGCGGTCCGCGCGGCTGACGGCGTCGGCGGTGGCCCGGCGGGCGGCGTCCGCGTCCGGGAGGCCGAGTGCGGCGGCGATGCGGTCCCACTCGTACCCGGAGGCCAGCAGGGCACGGACGGCGCCGCCGAGCGCGGAGTCCGCCGCGGCCCGCACCCGGCCGATCTCGGCGAGCGTGGCCAGCAGGTCGGGGGCGGTACGCGCGGCCGCGCTGTGCTGCCCGGCGGCGGCCAGCGACTGGTCGGTGGTGACCCACCAGTCGCCGGCGGTGGCGGCGGGGAGTTCCGGTGTCAGGGTCATACGGCCAGAGTAACGACGCCGGACCGCTTGACGGGCCTCTTGGTCCACTGAGCGGACCACCACTGCCGCTCCTCATGAGGGATGTCCGGATGAGGGATGTCCGGATGAGGGGCGGCCGGACCTCGCCGGTCCTCAGAACTGGTCCTCAGAAGGTGCCGGCCGCCGTCATGTTCGCCAGCGTCTGCCGGAGGGTGCCGCCCAGGGCGGCCTTGGTCTTCCGGGCCTGGGGGGTGTCGACGTGGATGGCGTTCATGTGCAGTCCGGTGTCGTTCCGGTGGAACCAGAAGCAGATGCCGTTGCTGCGGGAGACCCAGAGGTGCTTCTTCGCGTTCCGCGCCGTGTGGTGGGCGGCACCGGGTGACTTCCGGAAGTCCAGGTAGGAGAAGAAGTTGACCGCGTAGGGCCAGTACCGCTGCTCGGTGTAGTCCTGCGGGGCGAGCAGGTGCCACGCCTTGACGAAGGGCACGTCCGCGTGGCGCCGCATCTCCGCGCAGGCGTCCCGTACGCCCGCCATGACGTCCGGGAACTCCTGGTCCTCGGCCACCGGGAATTCGATGGGCATGGTGTTGATGTACCAGCCCATGGTGTGCGCGTGGGCGCCCCGGCCGCGTTCGTTGACCGGCATGAGGCCCCGGTAGACGTCGGGCCCGCCCTCCTTGCGGAGGGATACCCCGACGGCGGCCAGCACACCCATGAACAGCCGTCCGCCGACCGCCTCGCACCGGGCCGCCAGCGCGTCGGCCTCCCGCTCGTGCAGAAGCGTTTCCGTCACATTGACCGTGGGGTACAGCCGGCCCGGTTCGACACCGAGGTCCAGCGGGAACGGCGGGAAGAAGCAGTCACCGCGCGCGATGAACTCCTTCCAGCGGCCCAGCCGGGCGTCCGCCGCGTCCATGGCCGCGTTGTCCTCGCGCTGCGCACGGCTGAAGTCGAGGTAGCTGCCCACCTCGGGGAGGGCGGGCTCCTCGCCGCGTGCGTACGCCGCGTACGCGGTGGCGATGTCGTTCACCGCGATCGGCGTCGACAGCCCGTCGGTCACCAGGTGGTCGCAGGCGAAGTACACCGTGGTGGACTCGTCCCGGACCACCGCGCCCATGATGATCAGCGGCCAGGAGAGCGTGTCGACCCGCTGGAAGAACCGGTGCAGGTAGTCGCGGACCTCCTCGGCGGAACCGGCCGGTCCCACGTCCACGCATTTGAGCTCGACGTCCTCCGGGGTCAGGGCGTCGCAGGACAGATCGCCGGCGAGCTGCTGGAATGTGCAGCGCAGCACTTCGTGGCGGCGCACGAAGTGCAGCAGTGCCGATTCCAGCGCGGCGCGGTCGACCGGCCCGGAGATCTCGAACGACCCGGCCACGTAGGCGGAGACGGCGTCGTCGTCGCCATGGGTGTCGTGGGCCACCGCGAAGTGTTTCGCCTGGTTGTACGTCGTGGTCTCGGATGGCTGGGAGGGTTCGGCGGCGCCGTGCATCCGCGCGGTCACCACCGACCACTCGAAGACATGTCCCGGGGCGATCTCCGCGTCTCCGATGGGTACCTGAAGCACTATGGCTCTTTCCGTCGCCTGTCAGTTGCCGTGTCGCTCGCGCGGTCAGGGCGGCCATGACCCGGACCCGCTCTTTCACCCAACGAGCCGGGATGCCGACAGAAACGGGGTACCGATCGTCGTACCGGTCCGGGGTCAGCCCTCGGCCCGCTCCACCTTGTCGATGAGCAGGGCGTATGCGAGCAGGCCGACCAGGACGACGAGGGCGATGCAGCCGAGCGCCCAGGCGAAGGCCGGTTGCTCAGCAGGACCCGCAGGTCGGCGCGGATGCTGGTGTCCGGTATCCCTGCTGGGTGCCGGAGAGGTGCAGCTCCTCCTTGATGTGCGGCAGGGCGGCCGAGAGGTGCGTACGGTCCAGGTGGTTGATCGCCGTGATCACGGAGAGGCAGGCGAGCAGCCCGTAGCGGGCGCGGCTGAGCGCGGGGCGGCGGTGTCGGGGACGACGGGCGGGGGCGAGGCGGGGCGCAGGGTCGCACTCATGCGGGGACACCTTCGTCCGGTCCGCTGCGCGGATCGGGGTCCGCGGTACGGAGCTGGTCCGCTGTGCGGGCCGCTCGGTCCGAGCTGCGGTGTCGATAGAACGTGTGCTGACTACCTGCAAGAGGTTGCTGACGAGTAATCGCAGGATCACCTGCCCCTGGTCCGCGCAGCGGACCTCGTCCCATACTGGTCGCCATGAGCGAGAGCGAGCGCGGCGGCATGCGGACGGTTCAGCGGGCCATCGACATCCTGGGGCTCTTCGGGGAGGAGCGCCCCGCGCTGACTCTCCGGGAGATCGTCGAGGGCAGCGGACTGCCCAAGACCACCGCGCTCCGCCTGCTCCAGACGCTCCGCATGAACGGCCTGCTCTGGCTGGACGAGCACGGCAGATACACCGCGGGCCCGACGTTCCTGCGCTGGGTCCGGCTGGCGGACCAGGGCTGGCGCCTCCCGGCCACCGCCCGGCGCGCGCTGCGCGAGCTGGCGGCCGAGCACCGGGAGACGGTGCACCTGTACGTACGGCGCGACGCGCACCGGATCTGCATCGCCCAGGAGGAGGGCCCACAGGCGCTGCGGCACGTCGTACGGGTCGGCGACGAGCTGCCGCTGTGGGCCGGCGGGCCGTCCAAGGTGCTGCTGATCGGCGCGGACGCGGCCCTGGTCGAGCGGGTCGCGCGCCGCTCCCCGCACGGCGCACAGCACTCCCGCACGCTCACCGAGTGGGCGGCGGAGGCGGCCCGCGCCGGGTACGCGGTCAGCCATGGCGAGCACGAGGAGGGGCTGTCCTCGGTGGCCGTGCCGGTGCGCTCGCGCGGCGGCGAGGTGGTCGCCGCGCTGTCCTTCGGGGGCCCGTCCGCGCGCTTCACCGCCGAGCGGGTGCCGCGCTTCGTGTCGTCCCTGACGGCGGCGGCCCGCACGGTGGGCGGCGGCCTGCCCCTCACGGGCTGACCTGCGGCGGCGGCCCGGCCCGCGCCTCCTCCCTCCCGGTCCGCGGCGCCGGATCCGCTAGCCCCGCAGCTCCTCCGCCGCGTCCGCGACCCGGGCGATCAGGCGGAGCAGGGTCTCCTGCTCGCCCTCGTCCAGCGGAGCCAGGAAGACCCGGTTCATGCGGGCCGTGCGCGTGGTGAGCTTGCGGTGGTGGCGGGCGCCCTCGTCGGAGAGTTTCAGGACGTTCCGGCGGCCGTCGCGCGGGTCGCGTACGCGCTCCACGAGGCCGCGGCGGACCAGCCGGGCGACCACGTCGGCGATGGTCGAGCGGTCCAGGTGCACGTGCTCGCTCAGCGTCCGCTGGTCGATGTCGGGCTTCTCGACCAGCGCGTTGAGCACCGCGAACTGCGGGGAGGTGGTCTCCTCGGACACCATCGCGCCCCACAGCAGCGAGTGCGCCTGCTGCAGGCGGCGGGCCAGGTGCCCGGGATGGGTGCTGAGATCGACCGCGGCCATGTGGCCTCCCATTGACGAATGAGGAACTGGGTGGAAGTCTACGGCCCATCGCCGAATTAATCAGTGCACTGAGCATTTCTTTCGGCAGTGCGCGCTCACCGTCGGCACCGTTCTTTGGACCCACACCCGCGGAGTGATGATGGCCGAGATTCGCAGCCTCGACGACGCCGTGGCGGACCTCATCCACGACGGGGACACCGTCGCCATGGAGGGTTTCACCCACCTGATCCCGTTCGCCGCGGCGCACGAGATCATCCGCCAGGGCATCACCGACCTGACCCTCGCCCGGATGACGCCGGACGTCATCTACGACCAGCTGATCGGCGCAGGCCTGGTCAAGAAGCTGATCTTCTCCTGGGGCGGCAACCCCGGCGTCGGCTCGCTGCACCGCTTCCGTGACGCCGTCGAGAACGGCTGGCCGCGCCCCCTGGAGCTGGACGAGCACAGCCACGCCGGCATGGCGAACCGTTACGTCGCGGGCGCGTCCAAGCTCCCGTTCGCCGTGCTGCGCGGCTACCGCGGCAGCGACATCCCCGGTCGCACGGACACCGTCTCCACCGTGACCTGCCCGTTCACCGGCGAGAAGCTGGCGGCCGTCGCCGCGCTGAACCCGGACGTCACCGTCATCCACGCCCAGCAGGCCGACCGCGCGGGCAACGTGCAGCTGTGGGGCCTGACCGGCGTGCAGAAGGAGGCCGCGCTCGCCGCGAGCCGGGTGCTGGTCACCGTCGAGGAGATCGTGGACACCCTGGAGCCGCGCCCCGGCGGCATCACCCTGCCGACCTGGGTGCTGGACGCGGTCGCCCACGTGCCCGGCGGCGCCCACCCCTCGTACGCCACCGGCTACTCCGTCCGCGACAACGCCTTCTACCAGGCCTGGGACCCGGTCGCGCGGGACCGCGAGGCCTTCACGCAGTGGATCGAGACGCACGTACGCGGCGCCGAGGCCGCAGCCCGTACGGCCGAAGGAGCGAACGCCTGATGTCCGAAGCGAACGCCCCCGAGGCGGAGTTCACCCGCGACGAGCTGATGGAGGTCAACGCGGCCCGCGCGCTGGCCGGCGCGAAAACCTGCTTCGTCGGCATCGGCCTGCCCAGCACCGCCGCCAACCTGGCCCGCGCCACCGTCAATCCGGGCCTGGTCCTCATCTACGAGTCCGGCACGATCGGTTCCAAGCCGACCGCGCTGCCGCTCTCGATCGGCGACGGCGAACTGGCCGAGACCGCCGACGCGGTGGTGCCGGTGCCGGAGATGTTCAACTACTGGCTCCAGGGCGGCCGGATCGACGTCGGCTTCCTCGGCGCCGCCCAGGTCGACCGGTACGCCAACATCAACACCACCGTCGTCAGCCGCGGCGACGGCAAGCCGGAGGGCCGCCTCCCCGGCGCGGGCGGCGCGCCCGAGATCGCCGCCAACTGCGGCAAGGTGCTGATGGTGCTGCGCCACTCGACCCGCAACTTCGTCCGCGCCCTGGACTTCGTCACCACGCTCGGCCACGGAGCAGGGCCCAAGGACCGGGCCGCGCTGGGCATGCCGGGCGCCGGCCCGGTCGCCGTCATCACCGACCTCGGCGTGCTGCGGCCCGACCCGGACACCGCCGAACTGGTCCTCACCGAACTGCACCCCGGTGTCACCGTCGAGCAGGTGCGCGAGGCCACCGGCTGGGAGCTGCGGGTCGCGGACGAGGTGGGCACCACCGCGCCGCCCACCGCCGAGGAACTGGCCGCGCTGCGGGCGCTCAAGGCCGCAGGGAAGAAGTAGGAGACCACCATGGCACTCACCCAGGCCGACATCGACCGCGAAGTCACCGAGCTCCAGGACGCGTACGACAAGGCACGGGCCGGCGGCGCGCCCGCCGCGCACCACCCGCCGCGGGACTACGCCCCCTACCGCTCCAGCACGCTGCGCCACCCCAAGCAGCCGCTGGTCGCGGTGCACGGCGACCCGGAGACCGTGGAGCTCTCCGGTCCCGCCTTCGGGCACACCGACGTCACGGACCTCGACAACGACCTCACCAAGCAGCACCACGGCGAGCCGCTCGGCGAGCGGATCACCGTCTCCGGGCGGCTGCTGGACGGCCGCGGCCGTCCCGTGCGCGGCCAGCTGGTCGAGATCTGGCAGGCCAACGCCTCCGGCCGGTACGCCCACCAGCGCGACCAGCACCCCGCGCCGCTGGACCCCAACTTCACCGGTGTCGGGCGCGTGCTGACCGGCGACGACGGCAGCTACTCCTTCACCACCATCAAGCCCGGCGCCTACCCCTGGCGGAACCACACCAACGCCTGGCGCCCGGCCCACATCCACTTCTCGCTGTTCGGCGACGCGTTCACCCAGCGCCTGGTGACGCAGATGTACTTCCCGAACGACCCGCTCTTCCCGTACGACCCGATCCTGCGCTCGGTGACCGACGAGTCCGCCCGGCAGCGGCTGATCGCCGCCTACGACCACGACCTCTCCCAGCCGGAGTTCTCGCTGGGCTACCGCTGGGACATCGTCCTGGACGGCCCGTCCGCCACCTGGATCGAGGAAGGCCGCTGATGACCGAGCAGCACACCCCCGCGCCCGCCCCCACCCCGTCGCACACCGTCGGCCCGTTCTACGGGTACGCGCTGCCCTTCCCCGGCGGCGGTGAGATCGCCCCCGCCGGCCACCCGGACACGATCACGCTGCACGGGTACGTGTACGACGGTGCCGGTGAGCCGGTACCGGACGCGCTGCTGGAGTTCTGGCAGGCGGACCCCGCGGGCTCGCTCGCCGGGAAACCGGGCTCACTCCGCCGCGACCCGGTGACCGGCGGCCACTACGGCCGCAACGGCGTGGACTTCACCGGCTTCGGCCGGGTGCCCACCGACGCCGACGGGCACTACGCGGTCCGTACGCTGCCGCCGGGCGGCGCCCCGTACGTCTCGGTCTGCGTCTTCGCGCGCGGCCTGCTGCACCACCTCTTCACCCGCGCCTACCTCGCCGAGCCCGCCGGCGACACGCTGCTGTCGGGTCTGGAGCCCGCGCGGCGGGAGACTCTTCTCGCCAGGGCCGAGGCGGACAAGCACCGTACGTACCGCTTCGACATCCACCTCCAGGGCGAGAAGGAGACGGTCTTCCTTGCCTTCGACTGATCCGACCGGGGGACCGGCCACCGGCCCGGACGACGTGGGGCTGCTGGCCCCCGTCCGGGCCGGTTCGGCGGCCGAGGCCGCGACCGGGGACGCCGCGTTCCTCCAGGCCATGCTGGACGCGGAGGCCGCGCTCACCCGGGCACAGGCCGCGCTCGGCGAGGCCCCGGCGGCCGCGGCCGAGGCCGTGACGGCGGCGGCCGACGTGCGCCGGTTCGACGCGCGCGACCTGGCGCTGCGCGCCCGCTCCGGCGGCAACCCGGTGATCCCGCTGGTCGCGGACCTCACCGCGGCCGTGAAGGAGAGCGCGCCGGACGCCGCCCCGTACGTCCACCGGGGCGCCACCAGCCAGGACGTCTGGGACACCGCCGCGATGCTGGTCGCGTCGCGGACGGTGGCCCTGGTGCTGGCCGACCTCGCCCGGACGGCGGACGCGCTGTACGGGCTGGCGGACGCGCACCGCGGCACGGTCATGCCGGGCCGTACCCTCACCCAGCACGCCGTGCCGACCACCTTCGGGCTGAAGGCGGCGGGCTGGCGGACGCTGGTCCTGGACGCGTACGAGCGGCTGGCCGCGGTCCGGCTGCCGGTCCAGCTGGGCGGTGCCGCGGGCACGCTGGCCGCGTTCGGCGCGCTGTCGGAGACGTTCACGCCCGAGGACGGGCCCCGGCTGATCGCCGCGTACGCGGCCGAGGCCGGGCTCGCCGAGCCGGACCTCCCCTGGCACACGCTGCGCACGCCCGTCGCCGACCTGGCGTCGGCGCTCGCGTTCGCCACCGGCGCGCTCGGCAAGATCGCCGCTGATGTGCTGGTGCTCTCCCGTACCGAGTGCGGCGAGGTCGCCGAGGGCAGCGGCGGGGGCTCGTCCGCGATGCCGCACAAGGCCAACCCGGTACGCGCGACGCTGCTCGCCGCGGCGGCGCGGCAGGCACCCGGCCTGGCCGGGACCGTGCTGGGCTCGCTCGCCGCCGAGGACGAACGCCCGGCCGGGGCCTGGCACGCCGAGTGGCAGCCGCTGCGCGAGCTGCTGCGGCTGGCCGGCGGCGCCGCCGAGCAGGCCGCCGGGCTCGCCGCCGGCCTGCGCGTCTTCCCGGACCGGATGCGCGCGAACCTGATGCGGACCAAGGGCCTGATGGCCGCCGAGCGGCTGTCCGCCGTGCTCGCGCCCGCGCTCGGGCGGCAGGCGGCCAAGGCCGCGCTGACCCGCGCCTCCCGCACCGCCGTCGAGGAGGACCGCACGCTGGCCGAGGTGCTGCGGGCCGACCCGGAGGTGGCCGGTGCGCTGCCCCCGGAGGAGCTGACCGCACTGGCCGACCCGGCCGCGTACACCGGCTCCGCCGCCGTCCTCACCGACCGGGCACTGCGCCGGCCCGGCCCGCCCGTGCCACCGCCGTCCGCGGCCGGCGCCTGACAGCCGCCCCGCCGGGCACCCGCTCCCCACCCGTACCCGTCACTCCCCCGAGGAGGTCCCCCATGGCCGAGCTCCCCCACCACCGACTCGACGGACCGCAGGACGCGCCGCCGCTGATCCTCGGTCCGTCCCTCGGCACCTCGCTCGACGTCTGGGAGCCGCAGCTGGCCGCCCTGACGCGTACCCACCGTGTGCTGCGCTGGGACCTGCCGGGGCACGGCGGTTCGGCGGCCGGGCTGGTGCCCGCCGAGGCAGCCGTGGACGACCTCGCCCGGCTCGTGCTGGGGCTGGCCGACAAGCAGGGCTGGGACACCTTCGCGTACGCCGGGATCTCCATCGGCGGCGCGATCGGCCTGACGCTGGCGGCCGGCCACCCCGAGCGGCTGACCCGGCTGGCCGTGGTGTGCTCCTCGGCCCACTTCGGCGGCCCGGACACCTGGCAGGAGCGGGCCGCGCAGGTCCGCGAGGACGGCACGGAGGCGATGGCGGCCGGCCGCCCGGGCACCTGGTTCGCGCCCGAGTTCGCCGCGACGCCGCGCGGCCAGGCCCTCATCAAGGACCTCCTCGACACCGACCCGGCCGGGTACGCCGCCTGCTGCGAGGCGCTGGCCTCGTACGACATCCGGGACCGGCTCGCCGGGATCACCGTGCCCACGCTGGTCGTCGCGGGCCGCGAGGACCCGGCGACGCCGCCCGCGCACGCCCGGGAGATCGCCGACGGCATTCCCGGCGCGAGCCTGACCGAGGTCGCGGGCGCCTACCACCTCGCGGGCGTGGACCGGCCAGGGCCGGTGACCGCCGCGCTCGCCGCGCACTTCGCGACCGCTGCGGACGCGGACGCCAGGCCGGAGGAGGCACCGGCCGACGACGCGGGCCGCCGCGCCGCCGGCATGGCCGTCCGCCGGGCCGTCCTCGGTGATCTGCACGTGGACCGGGCCGAGGCGAAGAAGACCCGGTTCACCGCCCGCTTCCAGGACTTCATCACCCGGTACGCCTGGGGCGAGATCTGGACCGGCGGCACGCTGGACCGCCGCACCCGCAGCTGCATCACGCTGACCGCGCTGATCGCCCACGGCCACCACTCCGAATTCGCCATGCACGTACGGGCCGCGGTACGCAACGGCCTCACCCCCGAGGAGATCGGCGAGGTACTCCTGCAGAGCGGCGTCTACTGCGGCGTCCCCGCCGCCAACACCGCCTTCGGCATCGCCCAGGAGGTACTGGCCGAGCTGGAGTGACCTGCGCGGCGGGGGTGCGTACGCCCCGTCCGGAATGATCCCCCGCGCGTTTCATGTGGGTGTCATGCGTGCATCACACCGGTGCGGCAGAGTGGTCGCCGCACCGGGTCGATCATCGACGAGCGCTGGGGGCATCAGGCATGACGGACTTCGGCAGACGGCGGCTGTTGGCGGCCGGCGGCGGTATCGCGCTCACCGGCGCCCTGGCGTCCTGTGGCTCCAACACCGGCCGGGGCGGCGGGGCTTCGGGCCCGGCGTTGAGCCAGTGGTACCACCAGTACGGTGAGCCCGGCACCGAGCAGGCGGTGAAACGGTACGCCGATGCGTACGACAAGGCCGACGTCACCGTCCAGTGGCGGCCCGGCGACTACGACCGGCAGACCGCCGCGGCCCTGCTGACCGACTCGGGCCCGGACGTCTTCGAGGTCAACGGCCCGACGCTGGACCAGATCCGCGGCGGCCAGGTGGTCGACCTGACCGACCAGGTCGCGCCCGCCAAGGACGACTTCAACCAGGCCGTGCTCGCGCCGAAGATCTGGCAGGACAAGATCTGGGCCGTCCCCCAGGTCGTCGACATGCAGCTGCTCTACTACCGCAAGAGCATGCTCGAGGACGCCGGGGTGCAGCCGCCCCGCACACTCGAGGAACTGGTCGACGCCGCCCGCGAGCTGACCGCCAAGGGCCGGAAGGACAAGGTCAAGGGGCTGTTCCTGGGGAACGACGGCGGCGCGGGCGCCCTCGGCGGCACCCCGCTGTACGCCGCCGGCCTCTCGGTCGTCACCGAGGACGGCAAGGTCGGCTTCGACGACCCGGCGGCGGCCCGCACGCTCGGGAAGATCCACGAGCTGTACGCCGACAAGTCCCTGCTCCTCGGCGCGCCCGCCGACTGGTCCGACCCGGCCGCCTTCACGCAGGGCCTGACCGCCATGCAGTGGTCGGGGCTGTGGGCGCTCCCGCAGGTGAAGAAGGCGCTGGGGGACGACTTCGGGGTGCTGCCGTTTCCGGCGGACGGCCCGGGCGGCAAGGTCGCGGTGCCGGTCGGCGCGTACGGCTCGGCGGTGAGCGCGCGCGGCAAGCACAAGAAGGAGGCCGCGGAGTTCGCGAAGTGGCTGTGGGTCGACCGCACGGACTACCAGCGGGACTTCGCGCTGTCGTACGGCTTCCACATCCCGGCCCGGATCTCCCTCGCCAAGAAGGCGAAGGAGCTGCGGTCCGGCGCGGCGGCCGACGCCGTCGCGTACGCCACGGACCACGGCTACGCCGAACCGCTGCTCTGGACCACCGCCTCGAAGACCGCCTATCAGGACGCGCTCAGCCGCATCATCAAGAACGGCGCGAACCCGGAGTCGGAGCTGACGGCGGTCGTACGGAAGACCGGCACCGAGCTGGACCGGGTCAGGAAGAAGTGATCCGCACGCTGCTGGGCGCCCAGAACCGCAACCTGTGGTTCTGGGTGTTCGTCGGCCCGTTCGCGGTCGGGCTGGCCCTGTTCACGTACGTACCGCTGCTCTGGAGCGTCTGGCTCAGCTTCTTCGACGCGCACAACACCGTCACCCCGACGCGCTTCGTCGGGCTGGACAACTACCTCGCGATGCTGGGCGACGGCGCGTTCCTCAGCAGCCTGGGGACGTTCCTGCTGTTCTCGGCGTTCATCGTGCCCGCGACGTACGTGCTGTCGCTGGGGCTGGCCCTGATGGTGAACCGGGTGCGCATCGCGCAGGCGTTCTTCCGGTCGGTCTTCTTCCTGCCGACCGCGTGCAGCTACGTCGTCGCCTCGCTGGTGTGGAAGCTGTCGATCTTCAACGGGGTGCGGTTCGGGCTGGCCAACACGGTGCTGGGGTGGTTCGGCGCCGATCAGACGGCATGGCTGTCGTCGACCGACCCGCCGTGGTACTGGCTGGTCATCGTCACCGTACGGCTCTGGCTCCAGGCCGGCTTCTACATGATCCTCTTCCTGGCCGGGCTGCAGCGGATCTCGCCCCGGCTGTACGAGGCGGCCGCGGTGGACGGCGCGAAGCCCGGCTGGCAGACGTTCCGGCACATCACCTTCCCGCAGCTGCGGGCGACTTCGGTGGCCGTCGTCCTGCTCCTCGTCATCAATGCCTTCCAGGCCTTCGACGAGTTCTACAACCTGCTCTCCGACTCCCGCGGTTACCCGCCGTACGCCCGGCCGCCGCTGGTCTACCTGTACTACATCGCGCTCGGCAGCGAGCAGAACCTCGGGCTCGGCAGCGCGGGCGCGGTGATCCTCGCGCTGATCATCGCGGTGGCGACCATCGTCCAGGCCCGCTGGTTCGGGCTGGGCCGCAAGGAGGACTGACCGGTGGACCAGGCACTCATCCGGGCGGGCCGGGCCCTGCGGCTGGCCCTGCTGCTCGTCCTCGCGCTGCTGTTCCTGATCCCGTTCTACCTGCTGCTGCGCAACGGGCTGGCGACCGAGGCCGACATCACGGCGCCGGACTGGACGTTCTTCCCGCGCTCCCTCCAGTGGGACAACGTCGGCGAGCTGTTCGCGGACCCGAACCTCCCCATGGCGCGGGCGCTGCTCAACTCCTCGGTGATCGCGGTGGCCACGACGCTGGGCACGCTGCTGCTCGCCTCGCTCGCCGGGTACGGTCTGGCCCGCATCCCGTACCGGCACGCGAACGCGGTGTTCTACGCGATCCTCGGCACGCTCATGGTCCCGGCGGCGGTCACCTTCGTGCCCAGCTTCGTCCTGGTTTCTTCCCTCGGCTGGATCTCGACCCTGCGCGGCCTGATCATCCCCACCCTTTTCTCCGCGTTCGCGTGCTTCGTCTTCCGGCAGTACTTCCTCGGCTTCCCGCGCGAGCTGGAGGACGCGGCGCGGGTGGACGGGCTGGGGTACTGGCGGACGTACTGGCGGGTGGTGGTGCCGAACTCGCGGCCGGTGTTCGCCGCGGTCGGCACGATCGTCTTCATCGGGGCGTGGAACGCCTTCCTGTGGCCGCTGGTGATCGGCCAGGACCGGGAGGCGTGGACGGTGCAGGTGGCGCTGTCCACGTTCACCACCGCGCAGAACGTCAACCTGCACGAGCTGTTCCTCGCGGCCGCGGTCTCGATCCTGCCGCTGGTCCTGGTCTTCTTCCTGCTCCAGCGGTACATCGTCGCCGGAGTGGAGCGGACCGGCATCGACGACTGAGCCGGGCCTGGTGACGCCCGGCGCTGGCCTGGTACGGTGCGAACATGATGGCGCTTACACCTTCCCGTGTGCGGGAGCCGCAGGACTGCGGCCCCCACGGTGAGTGCGCGCCCCGCGGCCTGAGCTTCCTGCGCCGCCGCGGCCGGGTGGGGTCTCCCCCGGCCTGCGCCTGTCGCTGACGTTCCACAGCACCGGCATCACCTACGCCCCTGCCCGCTGACCGGGCCCTGGGCGTGTTTCTCGCTTTCGCGTTCCCTGTCCCCCTAGGAGGACCAGTGACGATCATGGCTACCCCTGTCCTGCGCGACCACCGCATCCCCGACGGCGGCCTCTACGAAGGGCAGCGCATCCTGAACCGGCTGCCCGACGGCTGGGAGGAGCGCCCGTACGAGCGCTTCGAGGTCGTCCCGCAGGCCCGCACCATCGGCGCCGAGATCCGCGGCCTCGACCTCTCCCGCCCGCTGGACGACGCCCTGCGCGCGGAGCTGAACCGGGCGCTGCTGGAGTGGAAGGTGCTCTTCTTCCGCGGCGCGCACCTCACCTCG includes these proteins:
- a CDS encoding TetR/AcrR family transcriptional regulator, coding for MARVRLNVAERREELLRAAIEQIEARGVAAVRVSDVASALGVSNALVLYHFATKEKLVAAAFAHAAEADLAHLRRLLGRRTTAVRRLRAAVRWYAPAGQAKGWRLWIEGWAAALRDPVLRETAGGLDQEWKTALADVMAEGAAAGEFDCPDPKAAAWRLTALLDGLAVQMTSYQGPLSRTTMLQWAEEALARELGLSREALTGASA
- a CDS encoding condensation domain-containing protein produces the protein MLQVPIGDAEIAPGHVFEWSVVTARMHGAAEPSQPSETTTYNQAKHFAVAHDTHGDDDAVSAYVAGSFEISGPVDRAALESALLHFVRRHEVLRCTFQQLAGDLSCDALTPEDVELKCVDVGPAGSAEEVRDYLHRFFQRVDTLSWPLIIMGAVVRDESTTVYFACDHLVTDGLSTPIAVNDIATAYAAYARGEEPALPEVGSYLDFSRAQREDNAAMDAADARLGRWKEFIARGDCFFPPFPLDLGVEPGRLYPTVNVTETLLHEREADALAARCEAVGGRLFMGVLAAVGVSLRKEGGPDVYRGLMPVNERGRGAHAHTMGWYINTMPIEFPVAEDQEFPDVMAGVRDACAEMRRHADVPFVKAWHLLAPQDYTEQRYWPYAVNFFSYLDFRKSPGAAHHTARNAKKHLWVSRSNGICFWFHRNDTGLHMNAIHVDTPQARKTKAALGGTLRQTLANMTAAGTF
- a CDS encoding IclR family transcriptional regulator produces the protein MSESERGGMRTVQRAIDILGLFGEERPALTLREIVEGSGLPKTTALRLLQTLRMNGLLWLDEHGRYTAGPTFLRWVRLADQGWRLPATARRALRELAAEHRETVHLYVRRDAHRICIAQEEGPQALRHVVRVGDELPLWAGGPSKVLLIGADAALVERVARRSPHGAQHSRTLTEWAAEAARAGYAVSHGEHEEGLSSVAVPVRSRGGEVVAALSFGGPSARFTAERVPRFVSSLTAAARTVGGGLPLTG
- a CDS encoding MarR family winged helix-turn-helix transcriptional regulator, whose translation is MAAVDLSTHPGHLARRLQQAHSLLWGAMVSEETTSPQFAVLNALVEKPDIDQRTLSEHVHLDRSTIADVVARLVRRGLVERVRDPRDGRRNVLKLSDEGARHHRKLTTRTARMNRVFLAPLDEGEQETLLRLIARVADAAEELRG
- a CDS encoding CoA transferase subunit A is translated as MAEIRSLDDAVADLIHDGDTVAMEGFTHLIPFAAAHEIIRQGITDLTLARMTPDVIYDQLIGAGLVKKLIFSWGGNPGVGSLHRFRDAVENGWPRPLELDEHSHAGMANRYVAGASKLPFAVLRGYRGSDIPGRTDTVSTVTCPFTGEKLAAVAALNPDVTVIHAQQADRAGNVQLWGLTGVQKEAALAASRVLVTVEEIVDTLEPRPGGITLPTWVLDAVAHVPGGAHPSYATGYSVRDNAFYQAWDPVARDREAFTQWIETHVRGAEAAARTAEGANA
- a CDS encoding 3-oxoadipate--succinyl-CoA transferase, coding for MSEANAPEAEFTRDELMEVNAARALAGAKTCFVGIGLPSTAANLARATVNPGLVLIYESGTIGSKPTALPLSIGDGELAETADAVVPVPEMFNYWLQGGRIDVGFLGAAQVDRYANINTTVVSRGDGKPEGRLPGAGGAPEIAANCGKVLMVLRHSTRNFVRALDFVTTLGHGAGPKDRAALGMPGAGPVAVITDLGVLRPDPDTAELVLTELHPGVTVEQVREATGWELRVADEVGTTAPPTAEELAALRALKAAGKK